The following DNA comes from Verrucomicrobiia bacterium.
CATGTTCCGGACCAGGTCCTTGATCACGGGCGCCAGAAGCTGCAGGCCTTTCTGCGAAACAAATCTTGAGACCACGCCGATGACGGGAACATCGGCCGCATTTTCAAGAAGGAATTCTTTCTGGAGCTCCCGCTTGCAAACCGCCTTGCCGGCCATGTCGCGCGGGGAATACCGCGCCGGGATCAGGCGGTCCTTGGCCGGATCCCACTGCTCGTAGTCCGCGCCGTTCAAAATCCCCAGCAAGTCCCCGCGTCTCCGCTGCAGATAAACCGACAGCCCGTTGCCTCCCGGCTCCGAAAGGATCTCCTCCGCGTAGGCCGGGCTCACAGTGCTGATCATGTCCGAGAAAAAAATCGCGGCCTTCATGAAATTCAGCCCCCCGAAGGCCTCGAGCTTGGATTCGGTGAACTCGCCGGAAAGCCCGAGAAAAGGGAGAGACGCGGGCCGGAAGACACCTTGATAGGACAGATTGTGGATCGAATAAACGGAAGCGGTTTCCCGGAAAAACGGATCTAAAAATTCGAGCGTCTTGAGGTAGACCGGAGCGAGCGCCGTGGGCCAGTCATGCGCATGGAGGATGTCGGGCTGGAATGGGAGGTCCCTGCAAAGCTGCAGGCAGGCCCGCGAAAAAAAACCAAAACGCTCGGCATTGTCGGCATATTCCCGCTTGCCGTCGTCGTAAAGGCCGGCGCGTCCGAAATAGCCTTCATGCTCGACGAAGTAAAACGGAACGTCGCCCACCTTGCCTTCGAGCACCGAGCACCAGACCGTGCCCTGCCCCATCGACACGCCCATCGGGGACAGCACGGGCT
Coding sequences within:
- the glgA gene encoding glycogen synthase GlgA; translated protein: MKILFAASEAVPFSKTGGLGDVCGALPKALKKRGHDVRVILPRAWNIDKAKAGLKPVLSPMGVSMGQGTVWCSVLEGKVGDVPFYFVEHEGYFGRAGLYDDGKREYADNAERFGFFSRACLQLCRDLPFQPDILHAHDWPTALAPVYLKTLEFLDPFFRETASVYSIHNLSYQGVFRPASLPFLGLSGEFTESKLEAFGGLNFMKAAIFFSDMISTVSPAYAEEILSEPGGNGLSVYLQRRRGDLLGILNGADYEQWDPAKDRLIPARYSPRDMAGKAVCKRELQKEFLLENAADVPVIGVVSRFVSQKGLQLLAPVIKDLVRNMRVQFVLLGSGEKGLEDFFGGLPAEFPGKVGAWIGYDEGKAHRIEAGADFFLMPSLYEPCGLNQIYSMKYGTLPIVRATGGLKDTVRSYREDLGTGTGFCFEAAHAGAIYNTVGWAVSTYYDRPRHVEAMRKEAMAQDFSWEKSALRYEEIYEKALARRSLWT